In Tenebrio molitor chromosome 6, icTenMoli1.1, whole genome shotgun sequence, one genomic interval encodes:
- the LOC138132410 gene encoding double-stranded RNA-binding protein Staufen homolog yields MFSFFICVTIVKLSMVNAMLDVDDLQLLFNSKHCIEASVVPLIPFQQNSAILDKDSTSTVEQLTVNVTETSKIKVGQSVTSRINELAQHNIIKYTYKLLSEEGPPHERIYKVTLILGDEKYEGSGSSLKKAQQDAAALALANTYYEHPPVKIKSDEENSQTPTVTLNNIAMKLGLGVSYYLLNGKEEQEITGYGAGDNAYGKSKNYYPKWNSSGSLRMPVEEPQVSGPFKVRVKVGESVFEGMAHTIQAARHDAAAKAIRDMEKRVLYKDNVCLNEESVDECKKKKESLKSPISRVHEAAQKRNLPVEFNIVEETGKSHQKVFITQCKLGDFITEGEGKSKKESKREAAEKMLHNLAHLPEHFDENAIVSGFKNKKKRKKKKKKIVRNNINSVAETFGNVLSSIWSSGDATPVEDAHTIAQNKKTSSLKSDIKSAKDKLLEISHKLNIQVQFTDLSKHGDDFYSLTFLEVHPVHICLGKASTREKSHDAAALHGIKFLQKSGVLEKAGITEYKESVEFEDTYVPKDDIYSMFEELDKE; encoded by the exons atgttttcatttttcatttgtgtaacaattgtcaaactgTCAATGGTCAACGCGATGCTTGATGTTGATGACTTGCAGTTGCTCTTCAACAGCAAGCATTGTATAGAGG CCTCAGTAGTTCCATTGATTCCATTCCAACAAAATTCTGCAATTCTGGACAAAG ATTCAACAAGCACAGTTGAGCAACTGACAGTCAATGTTACTGAAACTAGCAAAATTAAAGTTGGTCAGTCTGTTACATCCAGAATTAATGAGCTTGCACAacataatataataaaatacaccTACAAATTATTATCCGAAGAG ggTCCTCCGCATGAGAGAATTTACAAAGTCACATTAATCTTGGGGGATGAAAAATATGAAGGTTCAGGATCTAGCTTGAAGAAAGCTCAACAAGATGCAGCAGCTTTAGCATTAGCAAATACATATTACGAACATCctccagttaaaattaaatcagatGAAGAAAACTCTCAAACGCCCACTGTAACTCTGAATAATATTGCAATGAAGCTGGGACTTGGGGTTTCATACTATTTACTTAATGGAAAAGAGGAACAA GAAATTACAGGTTATGGCGCTGGAGATAATGCTTAtggaaaatcaaaaaattattatccaaaATGGAACAGTTCCGGGTCTTTGAGGATGCCTGTTGAGGAACCTCAAGTTTCTGGGCCTTTTAAAGTGAGGGTTAAAGTGGGAGAGTCTGTTTTTGAGGGAATGGCACATACAATCCAAGCAGCGCGACATGACGCTGCCGCCAAAGCGATAAGAGATATGGAAAAACGAGTTTTGTACAAAGATAACGTGTGCTTAAATGAAG AATCTGTGGATGAAtgtaaaaagaagaaagaaagtTTAAAGTCGCCAATATCACGGGTGCATGAGGCTGCTCAAAAGAGAAATTTACCTGTTGAGTTCAATATAGTTGAAGAGACAGGTAAATCTCATCAAAAAGTTTTTATCACTCAGTGTAAACTGGGAGATTTTATCACTGAGGGTGAAGGAAAATCTAAAAAGGAATCGAAGAGGGAGGCAGCTGAAAAAATGTTGCACAATTTAGCACACTTGCCTGAACATTTCGACGAAAATGCGATAGTTAGCggcttcaaaaacaaaaagaaaagaaagaagaagaagaagaaaattgtGCGAAACAACATTAATAGCGTGGCAGAAACTTTCGGTAACGTTTTGTCTTCTATTTGGAGTAGCGGCGACGCAACTCCGGTAGAAGATGCACACACCATTGCTCAAAACAAAAAGACCAGTTCACTTAAGTCAGACATTAAGTCTGCAAAAGACAAGTTGTTAGAGATAAGCCATAAGTTAAACATTCAGGTGCAATTCACAGATTTAAGTAAGCACGGAGATGATTTCTATTCTCTTACGTTTTTGGAGGTACACCCGGTACAT ATTTGTTTAGGTAAAGCTTCCACGCGGGAGAAATCTCACGATGCGGCCGCTTTACACGGCATAAAATTTCTGCAGAAATCTGGAGTGCTAGAGAAAGCGGGGATTACAGAGTACAAAGAAAG tGTCGAGTTTGAAGATACGTACGTCCCGAAAGACGATATCTACTCGATGTTTGAAGAGTTGGacaaagaataa